A window from Marinagarivorans cellulosilyticus encodes these proteins:
- a CDS encoding alpha/beta fold hydrolase has translation MTEYAKPKVQTIPAIAHADDGAIPFWMDVEGTKVFTWYHPAQGQEKQNQAIVLCNTFGSEAMLLHPAYRQLAIDLAAQGYPCLRFDYPGTGDSQGSPRAPELLASWLRSIHHAVDFLRNESGVARVSLFGILLGATLAAHAASQRKDIHALLLWAPYISGKNFLRAVKLQSSVITANTDNIRPADWCDGDSEAFGFLLTKEFSQALSTINLNKISEAPCKQAYLFARDTSSNEAKLAKVLSELNTELTFEDTAVEDLSAITAEMQIPTAINQKIISWLQDKEKQSSTDAIQSSSDPMPLEQQYATDSFSEEVVFLDHHEKLFSIITHPPIEIGNNTGILLVNGGSNHRVGINRNYTEWARAWAAQGYTVTRMDICGLGDTPPQKGQARNTLYLDSTLEEVRVNIEHLRNTLGLQKIVVAGLCGGAYQSLRFALTSQKIDGILLINPLRFQKPLKLEDGRNTHNSVQQLIATTSFLAFVLFFINYKNWSTLKRWGRTSLSLVKHACLQLLQQLKDLAQPKKWGTLSRYNLAAKELVTLTKREIHVYILCSNTEVILPFFKAALARYRRKLNKTPYFIMEELSSTNHILSPIWSQKKAYEQLSKQLKIVTERKD, from the coding sequence TTGACTGAATACGCTAAACCCAAGGTCCAAACAATACCCGCTATCGCACATGCCGACGATGGCGCCATTCCATTTTGGATGGACGTAGAAGGCACAAAAGTATTCACTTGGTATCACCCAGCGCAAGGGCAAGAAAAGCAAAATCAAGCCATTGTGCTTTGTAATACTTTTGGCTCTGAAGCCATGCTACTGCACCCGGCTTACCGGCAACTGGCTATTGATTTAGCCGCACAAGGTTACCCTTGCTTACGCTTTGATTACCCGGGCACTGGCGATTCCCAAGGCTCGCCGCGCGCCCCTGAATTGCTCGCTAGCTGGCTACGCAGTATTCACCATGCGGTTGATTTTTTACGCAACGAATCCGGTGTTGCGCGGGTAAGTTTATTCGGTATTTTGCTTGGGGCAACACTTGCCGCCCATGCCGCCAGCCAGCGCAAAGATATACACGCCCTATTATTATGGGCACCTTACATTAGCGGTAAAAACTTTTTACGTGCAGTTAAGCTTCAAAGCAGTGTGATCACCGCCAATACAGACAACATCCGCCCCGCCGACTGGTGTGATGGCGATAGCGAAGCATTTGGTTTTCTTTTAACAAAAGAGTTTTCACAAGCACTTAGCACGATTAACTTAAACAAAATATCTGAAGCGCCCTGCAAACAAGCCTATTTATTTGCACGTGACACAAGCTCCAATGAAGCAAAGTTAGCCAAAGTACTCAGCGAGTTGAATACAGAGCTAACGTTTGAAGATACTGCCGTTGAGGATCTCAGTGCAATAACCGCAGAGATGCAAATCCCCACCGCAATCAACCAAAAAATAATATCGTGGTTGCAAGATAAGGAAAAACAGAGCAGTACTGACGCCATACAAAGCAGCAGCGACCCTATGCCGCTTGAACAGCAATACGCTACTGACTCATTTTCCGAAGAAGTGGTATTCCTAGATCATCATGAAAAGTTATTTAGCATAATCACTCACCCGCCTATAGAAATAGGAAATAACACCGGCATACTCCTTGTCAATGGCGGCTCCAACCACCGAGTAGGCATTAACCGCAATTATACCGAGTGGGCGAGAGCTTGGGCTGCGCAAGGTTACACTGTGACCCGAATGGATATTTGCGGGCTAGGCGATACACCACCGCAAAAAGGGCAAGCGCGCAATACACTTTATTTAGACTCCACACTCGAAGAAGTACGAGTAAACATCGAACATCTTCGCAATACATTAGGCTTACAAAAAATCGTGGTAGCAGGCCTGTGCGGCGGCGCCTACCAAAGCCTTAGGTTTGCATTAACATCACAAAAAATCGACGGCATTTTACTGATTAACCCGCTTCGCTTTCAGAAACCACTAAAACTGGAAGACGGCAGAAACACACATAATAGTGTTCAGCAATTAATTGCAACGACTTCGTTTTTAGCATTCGTACTATTTTTTATAAACTATAAGAACTGGAGCACACTTAAGCGGTGGGGCAGAACAAGCCTAAGCTTGGTTAAACATGCGTGCCTCCAATTACTGCAGCAATTAAAAGACCTAGCCCAACCTAAAAAATGGGGAACTTTAAGCCGTTACAATTTAGCAGCCAAGGAATTAGTTACCTTAACAAAACGCGAAATACACGTTTATATTTTGTGCAGCAATACAGAAGTAATTTTGCCCTTCTTTAAGGCCGCTCTTGCGCGCTACCGGCGAAAGCTCAATAAAACCCCTTATTTTATTATGGAAGAATTAAGCAGCACTAATCACATTCTTTCGCCAATATGGAGTCAAAAAAAAGCTTACGAGCAACTATCCAAACAGCTTAAAATTGTCACTGAACGAAAAGACTAA
- a CDS encoding porin, which translates to MKIYCYFLVAIAAFFTSAAAAFDVDGYGIVDTHYTTGDIFTDEEDGRYAWDLRRIKFSIKDDLKDNLKYKLSFKVNADKGLLEFDDAYLTYEPIKRFDIKLGRFKVPFGLENLQSTKTLPLFERSIASEVFTLSRSPGVSFQYKNSFLGVELGRFFRSAEDKDYEPGHVTSIRTRLFYGDHKDGLLHLGMGFNNEVVTDNKLRHEAVIVGGSVEDQIKGTKLSPNAINTSNFEIAGLFHYLTLQAELFSQRWVFEDDNPDKPDSTYEPDYYGSYMQAAVSFVGDGRRYEDGELEPDFKNDQFLEVAFRVNYVDLDYGDNRDYANSIDLAITYYPTKKIKLAAQYQRGDLVSGDVGDIRLPETGSAFSLRMQFVFD; encoded by the coding sequence TTGAAGATATATTGTTATTTTCTGGTTGCCATTGCAGCTTTTTTTACCTCTGCAGCCGCGGCATTTGATGTTGACGGTTATGGCATTGTCGATACTCACTATACGACAGGCGATATTTTTACGGACGAGGAAGATGGGCGTTACGCTTGGGATTTACGGCGTATTAAATTTTCGATAAAAGACGACCTTAAAGATAATTTAAAATATAAGCTGTCGTTTAAAGTTAATGCCGATAAGGGGCTGCTAGAGTTTGATGATGCGTATCTAACGTACGAACCCATAAAACGGTTCGATATAAAACTGGGCCGCTTTAAAGTACCCTTTGGCTTAGAGAACCTGCAAAGCACAAAAACACTGCCCTTATTTGAACGTTCGATAGCCAGCGAGGTTTTTACACTAAGCCGTAGTCCTGGGGTTAGCTTCCAATACAAAAATAGCTTCTTGGGGGTAGAGCTTGGCCGGTTTTTTAGATCTGCGGAAGATAAAGACTACGAGCCAGGCCATGTAACAAGCATTCGCACACGTTTATTTTACGGCGATCACAAAGATGGCCTGCTTCACCTTGGTATGGGGTTTAATAACGAGGTCGTCACCGATAATAAATTGAGGCACGAGGCGGTTATTGTTGGCGGCAGTGTTGAAGACCAAATAAAAGGCACGAAACTTAGCCCTAATGCCATTAATACCAGCAATTTTGAAATTGCTGGACTATTTCATTATTTAACATTACAAGCAGAGTTATTTTCTCAGCGCTGGGTGTTTGAGGATGATAACCCCGATAAGCCAGATTCTACTTATGAACCTGATTATTATGGCAGTTATATGCAGGCTGCAGTTAGTTTTGTTGGCGACGGCAGGCGTTATGAAGATGGCGAGTTAGAACCCGACTTTAAAAATGATCAGTTCTTGGAAGTTGCCTTTAGAGTCAATTACGTCGATTTAGATTATGGCGATAACAGGGATTATGCTAATAGCATCGATTTAGCGATAACCTATTACCCAACTAAGAAAATTAAACTTGCTGCACAATACCAGCGCGGCGATTTGGTGTCGGGAGATGTTGGTGACATAAGGCTGCCGGAAACGGGCAGCGCTTTTAGTTTGCGCATGCAGTTTGTATTCGATTAA
- a CDS encoding CotH kinase family protein, whose protein sequence is MNIQRILPLAVTAALLGACTGSPNPGTSSSSPASVASSSESVVVSSSSVAQSSEASSSLAVSSQAQSSSGGVSQFVDLPDEFRISEDGERLEQGGFYSSKLYDESVIETIYLDFDQADFKSQLTQNYASKTEIPATLRYKDKTLEQVGVRYRGNTSYSRAGDKKSFSIDLEWATEGQDINGYNELKLNNGYEDPSSMREVVYANLARKNIPSARGNFVNLVVNGENYGVYLNIQKLEKDHVKEWFFDGDATRWRAERSTSGGGFGGGFGGAFGAGTSTLNDLGENGSDYEDAYTLKSATVVDPWQDLANAAHALGSVSDATSIEELNQYMDVDAALWFIATENIFTDDDGYINKGGMDYYVYFDLFTGRLVPIEYDGNSAMDDRLATSWNPLYKMNDANFPLMNKLFNIPELRERYLAHYRTIMEESLKPEIAEKLIDGYKDLINTYVAAPAVVREYSYGQFESEVVALKDYFSTRYNYLMNHADLSGSAVSITSVVDAVAGVPSVRPKDTESVEVSTTVEGNVKAAYLYYGTGLAGRFTKVPMMAGGGQFTATIPPMPKSEYVRYYVEAIANNSTGTATYSPVGAEHDVYIYQVQAAAAVQSPVVINELVADNETIVTNALDEYADWIELYNNSAQAVDLSGWYLTDEDTQLQRWAFPSGTVIDAGATLVVWADDNADELGGLHANFKLSAGGEYVYLVNPALEFADQVVFEDAPEDQSYARTPNGSGAFEWTTSPSFNAINP, encoded by the coding sequence ATGAACATTCAGCGTATCTTGCCTCTCGCCGTTACCGCGGCTTTATTGGGTGCTTGCACCGGTAGCCCTAACCCAGGCACATCATCCAGTTCACCTGCGTCGGTTGCATCGAGTAGTGAAAGCGTGGTGGTGAGTTCTAGCAGCGTCGCTCAGAGCAGTGAAGCCTCGAGTAGTCTAGCTGTTAGCAGCCAGGCACAAAGCAGTAGCGGTGGTGTTAGCCAGTTTGTTGATTTGCCGGATGAGTTTCGCATTAGTGAAGATGGCGAACGCTTGGAGCAAGGCGGTTTTTACAGTTCGAAGCTGTATGATGAAAGCGTAATCGAAACCATTTACCTCGATTTTGATCAAGCGGATTTTAAGTCGCAGTTGACGCAAAACTATGCCAGTAAAACCGAAATTCCCGCGACGTTACGCTATAAAGACAAAACTCTAGAGCAAGTAGGGGTGCGTTATCGCGGCAATACCAGCTATTCGCGCGCGGGCGATAAAAAATCTTTTTCCATTGATTTAGAGTGGGCGACAGAAGGCCAAGATATTAATGGCTACAACGAATTAAAATTAAATAACGGCTATGAAGACCCATCGTCAATGCGCGAAGTGGTCTATGCCAATTTGGCCCGTAAAAATATTCCTAGTGCACGCGGAAATTTTGTAAACCTAGTGGTGAATGGTGAGAATTATGGCGTTTATCTCAATATTCAAAAGCTAGAAAAAGACCACGTTAAAGAGTGGTTTTTTGATGGTGATGCAACCCGCTGGCGGGCAGAAAGGTCGACAAGCGGTGGTGGCTTTGGTGGCGGATTTGGCGGCGCCTTTGGTGCCGGTACGTCTACCCTGAATGATTTGGGTGAAAACGGCAGTGATTACGAAGATGCTTACACACTTAAATCGGCTACCGTGGTTGACCCTTGGCAGGACCTCGCTAATGCCGCCCATGCGTTAGGCTCGGTGAGCGATGCAACCTCAATCGAAGAGCTTAACCAATATATGGATGTTGATGCCGCTTTATGGTTTATCGCTACTGAGAATATTTTTACGGATGATGACGGTTATATCAATAAAGGCGGCATGGATTATTACGTCTATTTCGATCTGTTTACGGGGCGCTTAGTGCCTATTGAATACGATGGCAACTCGGCAATGGACGATCGTTTAGCGACGAGCTGGAACCCGTTGTATAAAATGAACGATGCTAATTTTCCGTTAATGAATAAACTGTTCAATATCCCAGAATTGCGTGAACGTTATTTGGCCCATTACCGCACTATAATGGAAGAGTCGCTAAAACCAGAGATAGCGGAAAAATTAATCGATGGCTATAAAGATTTAATTAATACCTATGTTGCAGCGCCTGCGGTTGTGCGTGAATATTCCTACGGGCAATTCGAAAGCGAAGTTGTTGCGCTAAAAGATTACTTTAGCACGCGTTACAATTATTTGATGAATCATGCCGACCTGAGCGGCTCAGCTGTGAGCATTACTAGCGTTGTAGATGCAGTCGCCGGCGTACCTTCTGTGCGGCCAAAAGATACAGAATCAGTAGAAGTATCAACGACCGTTGAGGGTAATGTTAAGGCGGCATACCTCTACTACGGTACTGGGCTTGCTGGGCGCTTTACTAAAGTGCCTATGATGGCCGGTGGAGGGCAATTTACTGCCACTATTCCACCCATGCCTAAAAGCGAATATGTACGTTATTACGTAGAGGCGATTGCCAATAACTCCACCGGTACAGCGACATATTCACCGGTAGGCGCAGAGCATGATGTGTATATTTATCAAGTGCAGGCTGCCGCAGCAGTGCAAAGCCCTGTAGTAATTAATGAATTGGTTGCCGATAACGAAACCATCGTAACAAATGCACTGGATGAATATGCCGATTGGATCGAGCTTTACAATAACAGTGCTCAGGCTGTTGATTTAAGCGGTTGGTATTTAACCGACGAAGATACTCAGTTACAGCGATGGGCATTTCCTAGCGGCACAGTGATTGATGCTGGGGCTACATTGGTTGTGTGGGCAGATGATAACGCCGACGAGCTTGGTGGCTTGCATGCGAACTTTAAATTAAGTGCCGGCGGTGAATATGTTTACTTAGTCAACCCCGCGCTGGAATTTGCTGATCAAGTAGTATTCGAAGATGCTCCTGAAGACCAAAGCTATGCCAGAACCCCGAATGGCTCCGGTGCTTTTGAATGGACAACTTCACCCAGTTTTAATGCTATAAATCCTTAG
- a CDS encoding MFS transporter: MSSTSSHKLSFIEKSGYAMGDAAANLVWRGALAYIAVFYTDTLGISAAAAATLLLLVRLSDGITDIIMGMIADRTTSRHGRFRPWILWSAPVLALFMVLAFTAPDISPAMKLVWAYFTYIGLTLAYTVNNVPYSALMGVMTPSHTERTVLSGYRFAGAFTGGVLVMSFTPDMVAYFGQGDDVKGYQQTFYVFAGLLVLLCGITFFTTKERVEPPKSSNGPSGFGEMFKSIGLMCIPLLAMSWFFVQRDLISGIAFTLIIGGTGFVLSKFIKKPESETTQSQRDLIDLLTNKPWLMILGLGLFTMFYNGIRFGTVAYYFTHYMGDASLGGKFFFATTVVSMFAAIIAGYLTTWLGKKALFAISLIVSGLFTCGIYFAKPEDVSLVFGLGVCAEFFAAFMPVLVFSMLGDAADYSEWKNGRRATGLLYSAGTFIQKMGGGFAGALVLLVLASYGYVGTDPETISQAKEGMVNLMSWIPAIFSFSALALLVVYPLNTQRMGEIESELQARRAAAAK; the protein is encoded by the coding sequence ATGTCTTCAACTTCTTCTCACAAGCTCTCTTTTATTGAAAAGAGCGGCTATGCGATGGGTGACGCCGCCGCAAACCTAGTTTGGCGGGGCGCACTTGCCTATATCGCTGTTTTTTATACCGATACTTTAGGCATTTCGGCAGCCGCAGCCGCTACATTACTTTTATTGGTGCGTTTATCCGATGGTATTACCGACATCATAATGGGCATGATCGCCGATCGAACCACCAGCCGCCACGGCCGCTTCCGCCCTTGGATTTTATGGTCCGCACCGGTATTGGCATTATTTATGGTGCTCGCGTTTACCGCGCCCGATATTAGCCCTGCCATGAAGCTAGTTTGGGCTTACTTTACTTATATAGGCCTAACATTAGCCTACACCGTGAATAACGTACCTTATTCTGCCCTTATGGGTGTGATGACCCCAAGCCACACCGAGCGCACCGTGCTTTCGGGCTACCGCTTTGCAGGCGCCTTTACCGGCGGGGTATTGGTAATGAGCTTTACACCCGACATGGTGGCTTATTTTGGCCAAGGCGATGATGTTAAAGGCTACCAACAAACGTTTTATGTCTTTGCTGGCTTGCTCGTTTTGCTGTGTGGCATTACTTTTTTTACCACCAAAGAACGCGTAGAACCGCCCAAAAGCTCTAATGGCCCATCTGGCTTTGGCGAAATGTTTAAAAGCATTGGCTTAATGTGCATTCCCTTGCTGGCCATGTCTTGGTTTTTTGTTCAGCGCGACCTTATCAGTGGTATTGCCTTTACCCTTATTATTGGTGGCACTGGCTTTGTGCTTAGTAAATTTATCAAAAAGCCAGAAAGCGAAACCACCCAATCACAGCGCGACCTTATCGACCTACTCACCAACAAACCTTGGTTGATGATATTAGGCTTAGGCCTGTTCACCATGTTCTATAACGGTATTCGCTTTGGCACTGTGGCCTACTACTTCACGCACTATATGGGCGATGCCAGCTTGGGCGGTAAATTCTTCTTTGCGACGACTGTCGTCAGTATGTTTGCCGCTATTATTGCTGGCTACCTAACCACCTGGCTGGGCAAAAAAGCACTTTTTGCCATTTCGCTTATTGTTAGCGGGCTTTTCACTTGCGGTATTTATTTTGCCAAGCCCGAAGATGTTTCCCTAGTATTTGGTTTAGGTGTTTGCGCGGAATTCTTCGCGGCCTTTATGCCGGTACTGGTCTTTAGCATGCTGGGCGACGCCGCCGATTACTCGGAATGGAAAAACGGCCGCCGCGCTACTGGCCTGCTTTACTCGGCCGGTACTTTCATCCAGAAAATGGGCGGTGGCTTCGCCGGTGCTTTAGTACTGCTGGTACTGGCCAGCTACGGTTACGTCGGCACAGACCCAGAAACCATCAGCCAAGCCAAAGAAGGCATGGTTAACCTAATGAGCTGGATCCCCGCTATTTTCTCTTTCAGTGCCTTAGCATTGTTGGTTGTTTACCCCCTAAACACCCAACGCATGGGCGAAATCGAAAGCGAACTTCAAGCGCGCCGTGCAGCAGCTGCCAAATAG
- a CDS encoding MFS transporter produces MTMESSNKLSFVEKSGYAMGDAAANLVWRGALAYLAVFYTDTLGISAAAAAILMLVVRISDGITDIIMGMIADRTTSKYGKFRPWIIWSAPVLALFMVLSFTVIPGLSPVAKIVWAYFTYIGLTLAYTVNNVPYSALMGVMTPSHTERTVLSGYRFAGAFCGGVLMMSFLPDMVEYFGQGNDAIGYQKTMYIFAGLLIILCGITFFTTKERVEPPTPSGSLKTELGDLLKNLPFIITPLLAITLFFYYRNLASGIFFAVVIGAAWFIIQQLIKKPESEITPSQRDLVDLLTNKPWIMILGLGLFTMLYNGVRYTTTAYYFTHYMGDKTLTGSFFLATMLTSIFAALIAGYLTTWLGKKTLFSISLAASGAFACAIFFVKPDQVTLIFALGICCEFFAAFMPVLVFSMLGDAADYSEWKNGRRATGLFYSAGTFIQKTGNGFASALVLLVLSAYGYIGSDPDTIANTKHVMVSLMSWIPALFSFVALGLLVVYPLNTKRMGEIEHDLESRRKAKA; encoded by the coding sequence ATGACGATGGAGTCATCCAATAAGCTTTCTTTTGTAGAAAAGAGCGGTTATGCCATGGGCGATGCCGCCGCGAATTTAGTCTGGCGCGGCGCACTGGCTTACCTCGCCGTGTTTTATACCGATACTTTAGGTATTTCGGCAGCCGCAGCCGCTATATTGATGTTGGTTGTTCGCATTTCAGATGGTATTACCGACATTATTATGGGCATGATTGCCGACCGAACCACATCCAAATACGGCAAGTTTCGCCCTTGGATTATTTGGTCCGCGCCCGTATTAGCCTTGTTTATGGTGCTATCGTTCACGGTAATACCCGGCCTGAGCCCTGTCGCAAAAATTGTTTGGGCTTACTTCACCTATATCGGCCTAACGCTGGCCTACACCGTGAATAACGTGCCCTACTCCGCACTAATGGGCGTAATGACGCCAAGCCATACCGAGCGCACAGTGCTTTCGGGCTACCGCTTTGCAGGCGCCTTTTGTGGTGGCGTACTGATGATGAGCTTCCTGCCCGATATGGTCGAGTACTTTGGCCAAGGTAACGATGCCATTGGCTACCAAAAAACCATGTATATTTTTGCAGGGTTATTAATTATTTTATGCGGCATTACCTTTTTCACTACCAAAGAGCGCGTAGAACCACCCACGCCCAGCGGCTCACTTAAAACCGAACTGGGCGACCTACTGAAGAACCTGCCATTCATCATTACCCCACTGCTTGCGATCACGCTGTTCTTTTATTATCGCAATTTGGCTTCGGGCATCTTCTTCGCCGTCGTTATCGGGGCCGCATGGTTCATTATTCAACAGCTCATCAAAAAGCCTGAATCCGAAATCACTCCCTCGCAGCGCGACCTTGTAGACCTACTCACCAATAAGCCTTGGATCATGATTTTAGGCCTTGGTCTATTTACCATGCTCTACAACGGCGTGCGCTACACCACCACAGCCTATTACTTTACCCACTACATGGGCGACAAGACCTTAACTGGTAGTTTCTTTCTCGCTACCATGCTCACCTCCATATTCGCCGCCCTTATCGCAGGCTACCTAACCACCTGGCTGGGTAAAAAAACCTTATTCAGTATTTCATTAGCCGCCAGCGGCGCCTTTGCTTGCGCAATATTTTTTGTTAAACCCGATCAAGTTACGCTGATTTTTGCACTGGGCATTTGCTGTGAATTTTTTGCCGCCTTTATGCCAGTATTAGTCTTTAGTATGCTCGGCGATGCCGCCGACTATTCCGAATGGAAAAACGGCCGCCGCGCCACAGGGCTGTTTTATTCTGCCGGCACATTCATCCAAAAAACCGGTAACGGCTTTGCCTCGGCACTTGTGTTGCTGGTTTTATCCGCCTATGGCTATATCGGTAGCGACCCAGACACCATCGCCAATACCAAGCACGTTATGGTCAGCTTAATGAGCTGGATCCCTGCGCTATTTTCATTCGTCGCTTTGGGTTTGTTAGTGGTCTATCCGCTAAACACCAAGCGCATGGGCGAAATCGAACACGACCTTGAAAGCCGCCGCAAAGCAAAAGCCTAG
- a CDS encoding DUF1552 domain-containing protein — protein MISRRRFIQALQGASVGVPLYAQLAQRAIAESQPAQPNILFNFFPEGITPELFFPQAGAISQLPEMSAPLQPVAQHCTLIDGISMFGAADIHASQAHLLTGGDDTSLDNYLAADLKGKSSKAFGSLRFGAFSNQLSQYSNSFAGGQQLQHEDSPELAYKVCFGSGPSREDALALSGLKDTIGTDAKQVVEQQLDGLASIAAKIPPLNLRGLSPNRNYSDVEAPSDIATVVDIQQDIIAMALSCGLSHCASFMLGHANWPVTPLDGKGRTSPNYTKEEATPYIQWYMERLHRLLIKLRALPGQHTASLLDETYVFTYSNNGILVDDMHDRMPFILSGGHHFGHQGGFTLDYRQHSNTNVTSSREHPAELVGLPHTQLLTSIALAMGLHTDGIGIPEARGGFSNGPLPGFWQRSTV, from the coding sequence ATGATCTCTCGCCGCCGTTTTATTCAAGCACTTCAAGGTGCGTCTGTTGGGGTGCCGCTTTACGCCCAACTGGCACAGCGTGCTATTGCCGAGAGCCAACCTGCACAACCCAATATCCTGTTTAACTTCTTCCCTGAAGGCATTACACCAGAGCTGTTTTTCCCACAGGCTGGGGCCATTAGCCAACTGCCTGAAATGAGCGCCCCCCTACAACCGGTTGCCCAGCACTGCACGCTGATCGACGGCATCAGCATGTTCGGCGCGGCCGATATTCATGCCAGCCAAGCGCACCTGCTAACCGGCGGCGACGATACATCGCTAGACAACTACCTGGCTGCCGACTTAAAGGGCAAATCCTCTAAAGCCTTTGGTAGCTTGCGCTTTGGGGCTTTTTCTAACCAGCTTTCGCAATACAGCAATAGCTTTGCTGGCGGCCAGCAGCTGCAACACGAAGACAGCCCCGAGCTTGCCTACAAAGTTTGTTTTGGCAGTGGCCCCAGCCGAGAAGATGCACTGGCGTTAAGCGGCCTAAAAGATACCATCGGCACAGACGCCAAGCAGGTGGTTGAACAGCAATTAGATGGCCTTGCGAGCATTGCCGCCAAAATTCCCCCGCTGAATTTGCGCGGCCTAAGCCCAAACCGTAACTATTCCGATGTAGAAGCCCCATCGGATATCGCCACCGTCGTGGATATTCAACAAGATATTATCGCGATGGCATTAAGCTGTGGCCTTAGCCATTGCGCCAGCTTTATGCTTGGCCACGCCAACTGGCCGGTAACACCGCTAGACGGCAAAGGTCGCACCTCTCCCAATTACACCAAAGAAGAAGCCACTCCCTATATTCAGTGGTATATGGAGCGCTTGCACAGGCTGCTAATAAAACTACGCGCACTACCAGGGCAACACACAGCATCACTGTTGGATGAAACCTATGTGTTCACCTATTCCAACAACGGTATTCTGGTGGACGATATGCACGACCGCATGCCGTTTATATTGAGCGGCGGCCATCACTTTGGGCACCAAGGCGGTTTTACTTTAGATTATCGCCAGCACAGTAACACCAACGTGACATCCAGCCGCGAACATCCCGCTGAACTTGTAGGCTTACCCCATACGCAACTACTGACATCCATTGCATTAGCAATGGGGCTGCATACCGACGGCATAGGTATTCCTGAGGCCAGAGGCGGCTTTAGCAATGGCCCGCTACCCGGCTTTTGGCAAAGGAGTACCGTGTAA
- a CDS encoding c-type cytochrome, producing MRRLISLATIVLACGACSKDDVKDLVTPPDAVSNQSSSQGLPPTNSSSSSNESLDMSSMPTFSSTASQSSMAASSSFADMSSSEAANSSWEYTASSEAASSSQASFSSEAASSQDSSEPVSAMPDGAQLFSEQCASCHNLDTNLPFQIGTNLSFTELHNTISNTMPFNKSNHCTGECAMELAYYIENMRL from the coding sequence ATGCGCAGGTTAATTAGCTTGGCAACAATTGTGCTCGCGTGTGGCGCATGCAGCAAGGATGACGTAAAAGACTTGGTGACACCACCCGATGCAGTCAGCAACCAAAGCTCTAGCCAAGGCTTACCGCCAACTAACAGCTCTAGCTCGTCGAATGAATCACTCGACATGAGCTCCATGCCTACATTCTCATCAACCGCCTCACAATCAAGCATGGCCGCATCTTCGTCATTTGCCGATATGTCGTCTTCCGAGGCCGCTAATTCTTCCTGGGAATATACTGCATCTTCTGAAGCTGCATCCAGCAGTCAAGCGTCATTCTCCTCAGAAGCTGCCAGCAGCCAAGATTCATCCGAACCGGTAAGCGCTATGCCCGATGGCGCTCAATTATTTAGCGAGCAATGCGCAAGTTGCCACAATTTAGACACTAACCTGCCATTCCAAATTGGCACAAATTTATCGTTTACCGAACTACACAACACTATTAGCAATACCATGCCCTTCAATAAGAGCAACCACTGCACAGGAGAATGCGCAATGGAGCTGGCTTATTACATCGAGAATATGCGCCTTTAG